A portion of the Lolium rigidum isolate FL_2022 chromosome 1, APGP_CSIRO_Lrig_0.1, whole genome shotgun sequence genome contains these proteins:
- the LOC124659625 gene encoding uncharacterized protein LOC124659625: MRPRPFGSGVAAAEVSVGAGCRGGWAWRPRPKARPRGVKVRGASSPHAAAAASAVHMETEPHGSVRFRPFGLPARAGFGSDLEAGIEKAIYACRFMAFLAIAGSLAGSVLCFLKGCTFVMDAFVEYYLRGDGKVVFMLIEAIDMYLIGTVMFVFGTGLYELFISNMDIAKQSAEGSSFFGLFRLPERPKWLEIHSVSDLKTKLGHVIVMVLLVGISEKSKRVTITSCTDLFCFAASILLSSGCLYLLSKLGSTKGGSHA, from the exons ATGAGGCCCAGACCCTTCGGTTCCGGTGTGGCGGCGGCCGAGGTTTCGGTGGGCGCGGGGTGCCGCGGCGGCTGGGCATGGAGGCCGAGGCCTAAGGCGCGGCCTCGCGGCGTGAAGGTTAGAGGGGCGTCGAGCCCCcacgcggccgcggcggcgagcgCCGTGCACATGGAGACGGAGCCCCACGGCAGCGTGCGGTTCCGCCCGTTCGGGCTGCCGGCCCGCGCGGGGTTCGGGTCGGACCTGGAGGCGGGGATCGAGAAGGCCATCTACGCCTGCCGCTTCATGGCCTTCCTCGCCATCGCCGGATCTCTCGCCGGATCTGTTCTCTGCTTCCTCAAG GGATGCACTTTCGTGATGGACGCCTTCGTCGAGTACTACCTGCGCGGCGACGGGAAGGTCGTGTTCATGCTGATTGAAGCCATTG ATATGTACCTCATCGGGACGGTCATGTTTGTCTTCGGGACGGGCCTGTACGAGCTCTTCATCAGTAACATGGACATTGCAAAACAATCCGCCGAAGGCTCCAGTTTCTTCGGCTTGTTCAGGCTTCCG GAACGGCCCAAGTGGCTGGAAATCCACTCGGTGAGTGACCTCAAGACGAAGCTGGGTCATGTCATCGTCATGGTTCTGCTGGTTGGCATCTCTGAGAAGAGCAAGAGGGTGACCATCACATCGTGTACTGACCTCTTCTGCTTCGCCGCGTCGATTCTCCTCTCCTCGGGTTGCCTCTACCTACTATCCAAGCTCGGTAGCACCAAAGGAGGGAGCCATGCCTGA